A genomic segment from Streptosporangium roseum DSM 43021 encodes:
- a CDS encoding GntR family transcriptional regulator, with protein MATSDPVYLRVVADIRRQIVDGTLPPGASIPSRAQLTRKYGVGETAARHALRVLAAEGLIVGRVGSGHYVRDRPVLLPLHRWRFHDHHAPFGADVQSQGTRATWDWRTEPAEATPDIAQRLRLDDSAPVTRTHYVFRGDGRPVQLATSYEPAEFGESPTEESPRGLVARLSALGVKVTEIVEQVYTRVPQPAESDTLALPAGVHVLHVERTHWAGDRPVETSDIVIPGDRFRLVYAHSLQP; from the coding sequence GTGGCAACCTCCGATCCTGTCTACCTGCGCGTCGTCGCCGATATCCGCCGCCAGATCGTCGACGGCACCCTTCCCCCCGGCGCGTCGATCCCCTCCCGCGCCCAGCTCACCCGCAAGTACGGCGTGGGCGAGACCGCGGCCCGCCACGCGCTGCGGGTGCTCGCCGCCGAGGGCCTGATCGTCGGCCGCGTCGGCTCGGGCCACTACGTCCGCGACCGCCCCGTGCTGCTCCCCCTGCACCGCTGGCGCTTCCACGACCACCACGCCCCCTTCGGCGCCGACGTCCAGTCGCAGGGCACCCGCGCCACCTGGGACTGGCGGACCGAGCCCGCCGAGGCCACCCCGGACATCGCCCAGCGCCTGCGCCTGGACGACTCCGCTCCGGTGACCCGCACCCACTACGTCTTCCGGGGCGACGGCAGGCCGGTCCAGCTCGCCACCTCCTACGAGCCCGCCGAGTTCGGCGAGTCTCCGACCGAGGAGAGCCCCCGCGGCCTGGTCGCCCGGCTGTCCGCCCTCGGCGTCAAGGTCACCGAAATAGTGGAGCAGGTCTACACCCGCGTCCCCCAGCCCGCCGAGAGCGACACCCTCGCCCTCCCCGCGGGCGTCCACGTCCTGCATGTGGAGCGCACCCACTGGGCCGGCGACCGCCCGGTCGAGACCAGCGACATCGTCATCCCCGGCGACCGCTTCCGCCTGGTCTACGCCCACTCCCTGCAACCCTGA
- the dapA gene encoding 4-hydroxy-tetrahydrodipicolinate synthase, which produces MAAPTGTSDAPFGRMLTAMVTPFTDGGAVDYEGAQRLATYLVDEQRNDGLVVSGTTGESPTTSDDEKERLLRAVVEAVGDRAAVVAGAGSNDTHHSVGLARAAERAGAHGLLLVTPYYSKPPQEGLYRHFTAVADATGLPVMLYDIPGRSGVPIQTATLVRLARHERIVAVKDAKADLFAGSQIMAGTDLAFYSGDDMLNLPWLSVGAAGCVSVVGHVVGAEIAAMIGLYRSGDVSGALAVHRRLLPVISGIMTQAGGAIMAKAALTLVGRSAGPARLPLVEATEEQVARLREDLIAGGVKLSDGVVS; this is translated from the coding sequence ATGGCAGCGCCAACTGGAACCTCCGACGCACCCTTCGGTCGCATGCTGACCGCCATGGTCACGCCGTTCACCGATGGCGGCGCGGTCGACTACGAGGGGGCGCAGCGCCTTGCCACCTACCTGGTGGACGAGCAGCGCAACGACGGCCTCGTCGTGAGCGGCACGACGGGTGAGTCCCCGACCACCTCCGACGACGAGAAGGAGCGCCTCCTGCGCGCCGTCGTCGAGGCGGTCGGCGACCGCGCCGCCGTCGTGGCCGGAGCGGGCAGCAACGACACCCACCACAGCGTCGGGCTGGCCCGCGCCGCCGAGCGCGCGGGGGCCCACGGCCTCCTGCTGGTGACGCCGTACTACAGCAAGCCACCGCAGGAGGGGCTCTACCGCCACTTCACCGCCGTCGCCGACGCCACCGGCCTGCCGGTCATGCTCTACGACATTCCCGGCCGCAGCGGCGTGCCGATCCAGACCGCCACCCTCGTACGGCTCGCCCGCCACGAGCGGATCGTCGCGGTGAAGGACGCCAAGGCCGACCTGTTCGCCGGGTCGCAGATCATGGCGGGCACCGACCTGGCGTTCTACTCCGGTGACGACATGCTCAACCTGCCGTGGCTCTCGGTCGGGGCCGCCGGGTGCGTCAGCGTCGTCGGGCACGTCGTCGGCGCGGAGATCGCCGCGATGATCGGGCTGTACCGCTCGGGTGACGTCTCGGGCGCGCTCGCCGTCCACCGCAGGCTGCTCCCGGTGATCTCCGGGATCATGACGCAGGCCGGCGGCGCGATCATGGCGAAGGCGGCGCTGACCCTGGTGGGGCGATCCGCGGGACCGGCGCGACTGCCACTGGTGGAGGCCACCGAAGAGCAGGTCGCACGGCTGAGAGAAGACTTGATCGCGGGCGGCGTGAAGCTGTCCGACGGAGTTGTTTCATGA